A genomic stretch from Bacteroidota bacterium includes:
- the deoC gene encoding deoxyribose-phosphate aldolase — MNSTDEIFLLRNAIEHTLLKPDIVIDQIEKLCKEAAEFGFGAVCIPPYFLDDTKELLGETKIQIATVIGFPFGYNSIMSKFEEAEDALSRGADHLDIVLNIAAIKNADYDTVNNEMEMFTKLVHSENKIIKCIAETGLLNEIEIDLVCKLANDYGIDYLKTSTGINAPGADLETVRMMRKVLDKKIKIKASGGIRTKEQAIAFLASGADRIGTSNGVAIMQEI, encoded by the coding sequence ATGAATAGTACTGACGAAATATTTTTACTGCGCAATGCAATAGAACATACATTGTTGAAGCCGGATATTGTAATTGATCAAATTGAAAAGTTGTGTAAAGAAGCTGCGGAATTTGGTTTTGGGGCAGTATGTATTCCTCCTTATTTTTTAGATGATACAAAAGAATTGTTGGGCGAAACAAAAATTCAGATTGCAACCGTTATCGGATTTCCATTTGGATATAATTCTATCATGTCGAAATTTGAAGAGGCCGAAGATGCATTATCCAGAGGAGCAGATCATTTAGATATTGTATTAAATATTGCAGCAATAAAAAATGCAGATTATGATACGGTGAACAATGAAATGGAAATGTTTACCAAGTTAGTACATAGCGAAAACAAGATTATAAAATGCATTGCCGAAACGGGATTGCTGAATGAAATAGAAATTGATTTAGTTTGTAAACTCGCCAATGATTATGGTATTGATTATCTCAAAACATCAACAGGAATAAATGCCCCCGGAGCTGATTTAGAAACAGTGCGAATGATGCGGAAGGTATTGGATAAAAAAATAAAAATAAAAGCATCCGGTGGCATACGCACAAAAGAACAAGCAATCGCATTTTTAGCTTCCGGTGCAGATAGAATAGGCACAAGTAATGGTGTGGCGATAATGCAAGAAATTTGA